atttaaaatatttgtgtgCATATTTTCGGGGCCTGAGATGTAGGGAATATCTGGATTATAAAGAATGTCAATCAGAATGTAACACTTTTTATAACTTGAAAACGAAAACGTAGGTTTAAGTTTCATGTATAGTCATCTCATGACCTTTATGTTTCAGTGTGTCCATATCTAGAAAACTGCTTGAAACAGGAATGTCACGAATGCACAAGATGTGTTAACCCTCCTGCCActgcaaattatatatatcggATGCAGAAAGACAAGCAAAGGTGTTACCGTAGGTGTTAAGTGTtgttataaaataaatataaacagtttgaagcagatacatacattgtgaaacAGACCCGgtatccaaaactaactgcctCAAGACCAAATATGCAATGATTCTCATAGTTTTCACAAAGTAATATGTCACAGGGTTTAATTTAGCGATATCTGGAACCAAATTCGGTTTTCACGACTTTCCCAGTATTATATGCTATATACTAGTATACGGTATATGTGATCAATTCATCTGTCCGTCGTCAGTAAAAATTCTGCATTTCCTAATATTTTTTCCAGCTGCTTTGTTTCTTCAAATCAGTTTGTTACAGTCTATTTTGCACTCTCCCAAAGATATCCGCTTAACGCGACAACACCACATATATATGTCTTGACGAATATTTCTTCTATAATTCGCGAATGTTTTGTAGTCATATTGACGGGTTGTCAGTGTTTGCATATTTCACCATATTACCTTGCAGGTAGTTGTGTTGACATGAGTGGGGACATCAGACATTCGCTACTGTGGTTAAGTCCAGATAAGGAACACTGTGATGGCAAGTATTATACATACCATCGATACTGGTTGTTACCGACCGTGTCCTATAAGCATTTTAATAATTGACTTCTCTGTCAAAAATATCATAGATGCCATACAGACTATGATTCTATATTATGCGCAAAGAATTAAAGGGATCCTCCTGTTCAGAATCTGGACTTATTGGAAGTTGTCTTACACGATGAGGACCTACCTCATCAGGGGATCATGGGGTGGGgtagggggggggggtgggtgttggagactgctggctgtcatacagtcacaCGGAGGTTACACTCGGTTTGACCTTGAATCGTGTAAGACATGCACAATGACCTTTACATTCAACATTATAATAACGTGACAGGGCCATAAAGGTACACACATGGTTTTGTATGAAAATCAGTGTTTTTATCATCATACAATCAACATGGATTCCACACAATTTGTCATACGGGCATGAAAACTCACGTTTTTTCCATCTTGGGTTCGCCATTGATGGACTGAAAGCCAAACGTGTAATGAAAAGAACAATTCATGACCGCGAAAAGTGGTGAGAGTACAGTGCGTGTTTTATTTTAAAGGACAACAGAACTCGAGAAGAACTGAAGTGTTCGCTTTGGGAGAGGAAAAACAACAGGAAGAAACGATAGCACCTGTGGGAATGATATGGGCGTAAAAGTGGATGGTTGGTTAGTGGGTAGGTGGTAGGGGGTAGGGGGTAGGGGGTAGGGGGTAGGGGGTAGGGCTTTGGTTTTAGTGCTTAGGGCTTAGGCGACTATTTACGGACTTTTATGAGTTGATCGACTCAAACCCTGTTTAGTGTGAAAGAAATCAATCATCACCGAAAGTGCACCCAGGGCTAATATTTCGTTCCAGATACTGTGCAAAAGTACCGTTAGCATTATCATGTTTACAGATTTAAGAATCTTAAGCAGTAGAAAAGGGTTTGCTGGTTCTAACATAATTATCATCTTATTAATATTCTTTCAGCCACGTGCTCGTATGTGAAGGATAGGTGGTGCTGGCCTGGAACGTGTTCTGATGGTCTTAGCAAATCATGCTCATGTGAAGCTGGATTCCGAAGGAATGGCAGGGCAGTGTGTGACGGTGAGTGTATTAAACACCGGCACCCCTTGTCAGTGAGTAGTTTTATGCTTTGTGGACAGACTCAACAATCTGTTTAAGAAGATATGAACACAGAAAGTATTATTTTATTAACTTCCGACCAAGAGAGGGAGTTCATCCGTAAAGTACAACCTACAGTACTTCGGCGATATAGGGACTTCAATATGCTATATGTGTATTCTATAATTCTATTTGTGAAACATGGCTAATATAACACGTAGTATATTAGAGCTGAATTTGTGTTAACACACAAATATCAATCTGTTGCTCCCAAGCAAGGATAATTAGGTCACAAGCCCATTGGGAAAGTGGAATTCCTCTGGTATCATATCATGATTTACAGCATGTCCTTTGCTGGTTAATGGGGGCATTCTAAGAGAATATTCTTTGAACAATTAAGGTGGTAGACATAATAACTACGTTGAATGACATAATCTAAGAATAGTTTACATTCTGTAAATGGCTTGTAATACTGACGTCGATGCATGTACctgttgtatattttgtatccaTTCCCTTCTATTGTTTAGTTGACACAAAGGCCGACTTGATCACCTGCAACGTTGGAATAGAAGACCTAAGCGGCGTCACGAAGAACAGCACCAGCGTTGGCAACAGCACCGACTGTTATTCACAGACAGACGTGTATGTCAACATACAACCAGGGTTTATGTCCTTCCGTATTACAGCTGACTTTCAACATAACGTAACTTCCTCTCAGCCTGTATATGTCAATCGAACCTACATCGGTATTGTAGACAGCAACTTAACAGTGGAAAGACGGACTCTGTCAGGTAAACTTTAGTGTTGCACTAATCTCTGAGCGGAATATTCCGTTGTGTCTGTTATCAGAAGCAAAGCTCTTGGTATCTACTTTAGAAGGTACAAATAGAACGTCGTTCTTGTGTGCCATTACAACTGAGTGAGTAAATGCTTTTACACCGGTTTTAGCGATAATCCGGCAATATCAAATCGGGGAACATAAGGAAAGGACTTGACATATTGTTCTCACGTCAGAACAACTAGTCATATCTCTGTGAAATTTCGAAATATGAATTTAGGTGAAACAACATGATGCTGATACTTTAGCTTTGGTCTTTTTTGTCGTCACGATCTCACTGATATCGGCGATAACTGCATAATATCTTATGTACGGTATTTTGTGTACggtattttgtatgtttgaatACGGAGTTGGATCAACCAGCTGTTTTTGTCTGTGTTATAGGTACAGACCTTACACTGTCTTCCACTACGTTGAGGGGAGGTGGTGATTGCAAAAAGACTCTGTCGTCGTCCACACCGTCATCACTTATGTCATGCGACAGAGTACTGAATGGTTCATCCTCCCTGCTTAATGGAGAATGGTAAAGTGGGTTACTACTGAGGAAGAACAACTAGAGACAACCCATGCATTAATGAATCTGATAATAGTATTGTTGAGAGggatatatgcatgtatgtgtaaatgGTATGTTATGTGCGGATGTTATGCTTTGATACTGATATACTTACTTTGCAGTCATACATGCATAAACATACATTGTAAGTAAGTAATCGTaaattatacatttaaaatgtatatATGAGCTAAGTGATGTTCTGGTCGGTTTTGCTAAATCCCAAAGAACTGTCTCTAGCAATTTCACATCCATGCCGCTAGTCCATACACCACACAAGAACATGATAATATGACAAATTATCTTAATTGCTTTCTTCATCAACAGTAAGGAAACAGTTATGGTTTACGCATTTAGAACTATACTTTCAGGTTATGTGGAGTAATCAAGGTCTATTCAGGAGGTTCATTCGATTACAAGAACTTCGATCGGCACTACCTTGGCAACAAGGCATTCACCCCTCTCGAACAAAGCAAAACCATCTGCTTCAGATACGACAATGTTGCCCCAGTTCACTGTACAGCAGATTCAAGATTTCCATGTTCCTCTGAAAGTCCCCTGTTCCTATCCACAAGAGCAACTAAATCCCCAAACATCACTGTTGGTGTGTCTGGTTGGATAGACCCCTACCCCGAGTCTGGAAAACAAGAACAAGCCTCGGGAATAAAGTACTATAAGGTGGATGTTTATGGCATGAAACACCTCGGTCCTGATACACTAGACGTGGACTACACCAACCATGTGTTTGAATCATACCATCTGACCGGAAACAGTGTGAACATCACAGTCTCACTCCCATCAGAGCCTGCCATGTATGTTACATATGTGGAAGTCCACGATGTTGCTGGAAATGTCAGATTTGTACGACGTTTTCTGTTGTACGATAATTCATCTAAACTCGAGGTTAGGACAACAAGAGTATTGAGGGTGAAATCTGCGTCTAAGGACACAAGATACACTTGGCAAATTCACCATGGGGACATTCAGTTAGATTGGAACGAACGTTACCATAATGATTATTACATAACGAATGACTATTTTTGCCAAGTGAAACCAGACACAGGCAATGCAATATCAAGTCTATATGATCAAGTAACGGGCGTTTTACCCGTCACCGGCACTGTGAGTATCCATGGCATCACGAGTTTCAAGTACCAATGGAGTCTGAACAATGGTTCAAAAAAGTCTTGGGAATCAGTTCCAGATTTCACCAACCAATCTCTAAACCTCGGTCTGAATCTGACGGATGGTGAAACATATGAAGTGTGGATTGAAGCCCAGGACATCATGATGAACACCATCGTGGAGTCTGTAGTTGTGCACATAGACAGGAGTGTGGCTGATATCGCTGATACCTGGCTTGTTAGAGATGGAACGAGTCAGATATATGTTCACAACAACACAGATCTCTCTACAATGGTACTTCAGTTTCGAGCGTGGGATGTCCACAGCGGGATCACATCTGTGCTGTGGGCGCTTGGAGCAACTGATGCGGGATCAAATCTCGGGAGCGGGGCACTTCCTGTCAGGAAACTCGATGCTTTGGTAATTCTCAGATGAAATTCGGACattgaaacatttatttatttatttattactaAGATTAATGATATCATATTTTGTGTTGGCCGTATTTGGATATTTTGTGCACGTGTTTCCTCAAGAAGATCAGATGTGTTGATTAAAATGGGCAAACATTGTTGTCTAGTTATAAACATTTCTCTGAATGCATATAAAATAGAATGAAAAAAGTTAGTAAAGGACACACTGATGTTTTTACTAACTGGACAATGGCCATCCGATGTTCCGATTGCTGTCAAATACATTGCAAATGTTTATACATAAAGGTAAATTCATTTCTTAATTGATATAATTCCATTATAGTTGGTCATGGAAATTGTGTTTAGGGTTTCAGGAAACGAAATTCACCGGGATCTCAATGCATAGAAATGCCCCATGGTATCCGACCTAGCACATAGGCCCTACGGGTTTcatttttaagaaatatttgtgtttttcaggTTAGGTGTCAGCGAGAGCCAGATTGTTACTGTCCATCTGTGGGACCCTGTGAATTCCAGAATTATACACTGGACCTTGGCAGAACTACTCTTAAAGCCAATAATACAAACACGGGTCAACACAACAGAGAGTATTACTTCACCCTCTTCATAACAAATGGGGCCATGCTAAAGAGCTTTGCTCACCTAGATGTCCTGGTTGATGAGTCTCCTCCTGTAGTTGGCATCGTTCAAGAAGGGAGCATTGATGGTCCAGACATAGATTACACCAGTGAAGGACATGTTCTGATCAGTTGGCGAGGTTTTATTGACCATGAGAGTGGCATCAGATATTACATTGTTGGCTTAGCAGACAAGTGTCTTAGTATTGATGAACTGAAGCAAACAAATACCAGCCATGCCATCATTCAAAAAGCACCAACAAACAGTTTATCACTAGTTTTCCCTAAAGAAGGCAGGTACTTTACTTCAATTCTCGCTGTCAACAATGCTTTAGAGCCTTCAGATGTTATCTGTTCAGATGGTATTACATTTGATCACTCCCCACCAATTATAGAAAATATTACCCTCCATCAAGCGTCTTCTTTACCTAGTCTCCAGTGCATGTTTGATCAAGCATGGCTAATCAACTCTAATTTGACAATGGCTTGGATTCCAATGATGCAAGTGTGCCAAGAACGATGTCATCACAACCCAGACACGCATCTGCGATTTCCTATAGTATATGGAAGTTACATAGACAACGAGACAGCTGATAGCCTATGCAGGGATCTACCGTATCTGAATGAGACTGTCGTTTATGTGCCGTTTCACAAATTTGTCCTTACCTGGAGCTTAACAGAAAACGAAAGCCAAATTCGGGATTCCTTCATAGGGTTTGGGTATGATGCATCAACGTACAACAAGCCGGATCTAGCCAACTATAAACCTACCCACGGGAAGACAAGTCTCCACAGTCATGAGACAGGGTTTGATAGTAGGACAGAGTTTTACATATTCATCAAGACAGAAAACAAGGCTGGTGTCTCGTCAGTGGCTACCCTTGGTCCTGTGATGATAGATGACACTCCTCCAGAAGTTCACGGGTCACTAGTTCCAGAGATAGTCGGGGATCACATCAGAGTCACCTGGACCAACCACACATTCTCAGACCCTGAAGAAGTACATCAGCAGTTCACGGTCACATACCGGGCGGGTAAGCATCAGCTGCAAATTGAACATATATGTCTTGATTGTCTATGTTGACATAGCTTTTACTTCATCGTTATTGTTGTACCTCAAATATGGCCACAACACTGCATTTGCCCCAAACGTGTAAAGAACGTTTCATTTCTTACCAACTTGTTATCTGTCAATTAACGCTGTCTTTGATCCGATACATGCCAGAGAATGCACCTAAAACGTAAGcacgactttcaacaaattcATGTGACTCATACGTGttcattttttaatttgaaaacaattaGACAGAACCATTTTTAAAATGTCTACAGGATTGTGGGACTGAAGAATGATTCCAGTGTATATTTATCTTTTGTTATAGTTTTATGTTGATATGGTTGTCTCCATACCACTATGGTTGTGTCCGATACACTGGCACAACATTGCATTTGTAAGTTGTCTGTCCATCAACGTTACAATTAATTGGCAtgtaggaatgagtgagtgagtgagttaatatttaacgtctcatcggcaatattgcagccatatcgtgacgattaattataaaaaaaatacaaaaaaacccccacCAAAACATATGAATTCAGGGCACACTGTAATAGCctgtcaacggaggacagtaaaaataactacagtatcacagaaaagaatgaaaCCTAtaacagtttatctatagaggacaatacaatacaaaaatgggctatagattgctaaccgAAGGAGGGGACATGTAGGAAGCTGTTTGGAGATATAACCTGATaacatgaaaaacaatgatatccGATGTATTTTCCCGTGTAAACATCCATGCTTTGGtattatattatgtattatgtaGTTGGTAACTGCACGGTGAAGAGAATATATGATGTTTTACAGTTATGGACGAGGACTATGTTACACCAATACTGCAGACTCCTTCTGGGCAAAGTGAGATGTGCAAAGCGGAGGGACATGCTGGCTGCATTCAGTATCCAATGGTCGTACTGCAGCGTCAGGATTCAGAACTTGGGAAGCGATGTTTCTTTGAGTTGTATGTTTATAATTCAGCCGGCCACTTCACTACGGTAAGAACACAACCAATCCGTCTTCCATCACTATTCCCTCCTGGTCCAGCTCTGGTCGTGGATATAGATCCTTCAGATGTCAACTCTTTAACAGACGTGGACTtccatcagcaatattcagcttgTGCTCACTGGTCTGGATTCCAACATCACAGAAACGTGACCTTTGAGATAGGCATCGGGTCAGCAGCGGGTATGGATGATATAGCAACGTTTACAGGTGTCCTTGGGATGGATATCAACACAGCTTGTGTCAACTCATCCTCTCTCTCGACTTTTGTCAGGTACTTTACATCTGTTCGGGCAAAATGTTCTGGTGGAGAGACTGTTTCGTCGTCAGATGGCTTCATGATTGTGGCAGATGTTCCTCATGCCATTTCTG
This Haliotis asinina isolate JCU_RB_2024 unplaced genomic scaffold, JCU_Hal_asi_v2 scaffold_162, whole genome shotgun sequence DNA region includes the following protein-coding sequences:
- the LOC137271547 gene encoding uncharacterized protein, with product CSSIANCHTQRCHTCVECDTPPAEHFHKLSSDKHTCQLCPYLENCLKQECHECTRCVNPPATANYIYRMQKDKQRCYRSCVDMSGDIRHSLLWLSPDKEHCDATCSYVKDRWCWPGTCSDGLSKSCSCEAGFRRNGRAVCDVDTKADLITCNVGIEDLSGVTKNSTSVGNSTDCYSQTDVYVNIQPGFMSFRITADFQHNVTSSQPVYVNRTYIGIVDSNLTVERRTLSGTDLTLSSTTLRGGGDCKKTLSSSTPSSLMSCDRVLNGSSSLLNGEWLCGVIKVYSGGSFDYKNFDRHYLGNKAFTPLEQSKTICFRYDNVAPVHCTADSRFPCSSESPLFLSTRATKSPNITVGVSGWIDPYPESGKQEQASGIKYYKVDVYGMKHLGPDTLDVDYTNHVFESYHLTGNSVNITVSLPSEPAMYVTYVEVHDVAGNVRFVRRFLLYDNSSKLEVRTTRVLRVKSASKDTRYTWQIHHGDIQLDWNERYHNDYYITNDYFCQVKPDTGNAISSLYDQVTGVLPVTGTVSIHGITSFKYQWSLNNGSKKSWESVPDFTNQSLNLGLNLTDGETYEVWIEAQDIMMNTIVESVVVHIDRSVADIADTWLVRDGTSQIYVHNNTDLSTMVLQFRAWDVHSGITSVLWALGATDAGSNLGSGALPVRKLDALVRCQREPDCYCPSVGPCEFQNYTLDLGRTTLKANNTNTGQHNREYYFTLFITNGAMLKSFAHLDVLVDESPPVVGIVQEGSIDGPDIDYTSEGHVLISWRGFIDHESGIRYYIVGLADKCLSIDELKQTNTSHAIIQKAPTNSLSLVFPKEGRYFTSILAVNNALEPSDVICSDGITFDHSPPIIENITLHQASSLPSLQCMFDQAWLINSNLTMAWIPMMQVCQERCHHNPDTHLRFPIVYGSYIDNETADSLCRDLPYLNETVVYVPFHKFVLTWSLTENESQIRDSFIGFGYDASTYNKPDLANYKPTHGKTSLHSHETGFDSRTEFYIFIKTENKAGVSSVATLGPVMIDDTPPEVHGSLVPEIVGDHIRVTWTNHTFSDPEEVHQQFTVTYRAVMDEDYVTPILQTPSGQSEMCKAEGHAGCIQYPMVVLQRQDSELGKRCFFELYVYNSAGHFTTVRTQPIRLPSLFPPGPALVVDIDPSDVNSLTDVDFHQQYSACAHWSGFQHHRNVTFEIGIGSAAGMDDIATFTGVLGMDINTACVNSSSLSTFVRYFTSVRAKCSGGETVSSSDGFMIVADVPHAISVYDGPTCELNDEMLVNSLDLNNLSYRTSVNVTFINQLHLGHRYSTVVRNITTVEGFSFLSDDVVTTKSYMVDNSTYHVQFFPLTANPGFQLRFVKGSSFNIEVYRCVQDVDYQVTTASYTLHWEGNSEYTIFSTHYHIQLLEKTCNDESSETCFKLISETMVEAGRDTAHIFKNLKVKTGHHYLGSISPCYGHICITEQLSDGVIVSDDPEIGNIISAVQDETGHCTNISVEVGSIDCGESLKISESCIIQWAIVKSDSDISPVTTWMQVDPGSCDVKTSRCLKLPIYSYQTLFTCVRVFCPSGQFGSKCTELTLNPYATSYGEHALFELPADDKRLANIEDILHSERLGTRLKLLHELDVDFINSSSRVSSVITNTAGRNVTWFIMRGIQHVPVFDCDSDVSCLTWKFTQTGFVRFGWIDFDDSESYYICANVSENAEEELLPFTICGNGFVVDMTPPVAGSIIVTNAVSGYITDPSRMVITWSGFSDKQPPGVAYAHAIKCYSIAIGNYPHGQNIMAWTKTGERTSFQAEGLSIKTGEVYFVAIKAEDHVGHVTESISTEVVGDLTPPVCDEIRVEGLFPGKKVLSTKALRIHWRNIHDPESGIESYHLSIFTSVNTDAPPLQFGTETESTIMQIDDTFIEGHVYEIRLQATNNAQLQSLCISKPFTIDNSQPYAGIVRDGFVGIKGDVDYQTNTTELGCHWTGFHDPHSGIESYRIGLGTSPGILDIKPLLSVGLRTNHNWTHAFIPGVKYYSTVEACNNAGLCVTASSDGVVMDGSAPAAGIVIVGHTDTHNKYHGHRSYVHSKWVGFEDAETGIHHFECCIGQRSGSCDTMNFTNTALSDSYLASGLNLPLSVPLFVTVRAYNPVGLFVEAVSPSFEVDDTAPEVIDRPVFISTSPVGLGNITIQWDNSVLYSRWKFSDNRSPIHEHILSFKTHHESAVAVEQITLGPRNSYLLVLPREKRLRNGDKYQLSVTSCNRAGLCTTSHSNNILIDSTSPVVGGFKPPLTWQTTSVNGSEVTFVNLTWYGFSDAESNISCYHLNVGTSYEGGELTNGTVTVNHDPSVKEQSSTIQLTQTLGGGEIILSVWAENDAHLLSPVGKVTVSVVSADKSRREGT